The Raphanus sativus cultivar WK10039 chromosome 2, ASM80110v3, whole genome shotgun sequence genome includes a region encoding these proteins:
- the LOC108835266 gene encoding uncharacterized protein At1g08160 has protein sequence MPITASPSRPLHPRRSLVCYVILVILTLIFIVAVGFLITWLVTKPKKLHYSLENASVQNFKLTDDNHMSATFKFTIQSRNPNHRISVYYNSVEIFVKFKDQTLAFDTMEPFHQPRMNVTQIDDTLVAQNVAVSRSSSYDLRAQHSLGKIELEVYVKAKVRFKVGVWKSSHRTAHIKCSHAMVSLPDSNKSQNSSCTADI, from the coding sequence ATGCCGATTACAGCTTCTCCATCTCGGCCACTGCACCCCCGCCGTTCCCTTGTCTGCTACGTTATCCTCGTCATACTAACCCTAATCTTCATCGTTGCTGTAGGTTTTCTTATTACATGGCtcgtaaccaaacccaaaaagCTTCATTACAGTCTCGAAAACGCGTCggtccaaaattttaaactcaCAGACGACAATCACATGTCCGCTACATTCAAATTCACCATCCAATCTCGGAACCCTAACCACAGAATATCGGTCTACTACAATTCCGTCGAGATATTCGTGAAATTCAAGGACCAGACGCTTGCGTTCGACACGATGGAGCCGTTTCACCAACCGCGGATGAACGTAACGCAAATTGATGACACTTTGGTTGCGCAAAACGTCGCCGTTTCTAGATCCAGTAGTTATGATTTAAGGGCTCAACATTCCTTGGGAAAGATCGAGCTTGAAGTGTATGTTAAGGCGAAGGTTAGGTTTAAAGTCGGGGTATGGAAATCATCACATCGAACGGCTCATATTAAGTGTTCTCATGCTATGGTCTCTTTGCCGGATTCAAACAAATCTCAAAACAGTTCATGTACTGCAGATATTTGA
- the LOC108834655 gene encoding histone H2B.10-like produces MAPKADKKPAEKAPAAAAAEKKPKAGKKLPKDPAVAVAGGDKKKKRSKKSVETYKIYIFKVLKQVHPDFGISSKAMGIMNSFINDIFEKLAGESSKLARYNKKPTITSREIQTAVRLVLPGELAKHAVSEGTKAVTKFTSS; encoded by the coding sequence ATGGCGCCCAAAGCAGACAAGAAACCAGCAGAGAAAGCTCCTGCCGCAGCGGCCGCAGAGAAGAAGCCAAAAGCTGGGAAGAAGCTACCGAAGGACCCTGCCGTCGCCGTCGCCGGAggagacaagaagaagaaacgttCGAAGAAGAGCGTGGAGACGTACAAGATCTATATCTTCAAGGTGCTGAAGCAGGTCCACCCAGACTTCGGGATCTCGAGCAAGGCCATGGGGATCATGAACAGCTTCATCAACGACATCTTCGAGAAGCTTGCCGGCGAGTCTTCCAAGCTTGCGAGGTACAACAAGAAGCCGACAATTACTTCCCGGGAGATTCAGACGGCAGTGAGGCTCGTCTTGCCTGGAGAGTTGGCGAAACATGCCGTTTCCGAAGGGACCAAGGCGGTGACCAAGTTCACCAGCTCTTAG
- the LOC108837086 gene encoding uncharacterized protein LOC108837086 — MKQNTLKMSLPFTILLPLIFSILSHCFVDLAHSKVARLGISPTTRPTETVDASSDNSDLKFFYYDQNLDHFTFTPESYQTFQQRYIINAKHWAGSKADAPILAFLGGEASIEADLYDVDFFQENGPRLKALLVYIEHRYYGKSMPLGSAEEALKNASTLGYLNAAQALADYAAILVHVKEKYSAKHSPIIVVGASYGGMLAAWFRLKYPHIALGALASSAPLLYFEDTRPKFGYYHIITKVFKETSERCYKTIRKSWEAIDRVAAKSNGLLILSKKFKTCAPLSRSFDIKDFLDSIYAESVQFNGNPYDRVATLCNAMDNPKNRKNYILDRIFAGVVAYFGNQSCYDTDLVIQPPNNAIAWSWQGCSEIVMPIGHDKQDTMFQTLPFNMTSFIDDCKSKYGVSPRPHWITTYFGVQDVKLILRRFGSNIIFSNGLADPYSVGGVLENVSGSVVAIKTLNGTHCQDLSSRRKDDPKWLVMQREKEIKIIESWISTYQKDLRGLNMS; from the exons ATGAAACAAAACACACTAAAAATGTCTCTTCCATTTACGATTCTCCTACCATTGATCTTCTCAATATTGTCACATTGTTTCGTAGACCTCGCACACTCCAAAGTCGCTCGACTTGGTATTTCCCCAACAACGAGACCGACAGAAACAGTAGATGCCTCTTCTGATAATTCTGATCTCAAATTCTTCTACTACGATCAGAATCTCGACCATTTTACTTTCACCCCCGAAAGTTACCAGACGTTTCAACAAAGATACATCATCAATGCCAAGCACTGGGCTGGTTCCAAAGCCGACGCACCAATATTAGCTTTTCTTGGAGGGGAAGCGTCAATAGAGGCTGATTTGTACGATGTCGATTTTTTCCAAGAGAATGGTCCACGTTTAAAAGCCCTTCTCGTCTACATAGAG CATAGGTATTATGGGAAGTCTATGCCGCTTGGATCGGCTGAAGAAGCACTAAAGAATGCCAGTACGTTGGGGTATTTGAACGCAGCACAAGCTCTGGCAGACTATGCGGCGATTCTCGTGCACGTTAAGGAGAAATATTCTGCGAAACATAGCCCAATTATCGTCGTCGGGGCATCCTACGGTGGAA TGTTAGCGGCGTGGTTCAGGCTAAAATATCCACACATAGCACTTGGGGCATTAGCATCTTCAGCTCCTCTTCTCTACTTCGAAGATACTCGTCCTAAATTTGGTTATTATCATATCATAACCAAAGTTTTCAAG gAAACGAGTGAGAGATGTTATAAAACAATCCGTAAATCTTGGGAAGCGATTGATAGAGTTGCTGCCAAATCCAACGGTCTCTTGATCCTAagcaaaaaattcaaaacttgcGC tcCATTGAGCCGTAGCTTCGATATCAAAGACTTTTTGGATTCAATATACGCAGAATCAGTTCAATTCAACGGGAATCCTTATGATAGGGTGGCTACACTATGCAACGCAATGGACAACCCAAAAAAccgtaaaaattatatacttgaCAGGATTTTTGCAGGTGTTGTTGCCTACTTTGGCAACCAGTCTTGCTATGATACTGATTTGGTTATACAGCCCCCAAACAATGCAATTGCATGGAGTTGGCAG GGCTGCAGCGAAATAGTGATGCCAATAGGACATGACAAACAGGACACGATGTTCCAAACGCTTCCGTTTAATATGACCAGTTTTATTGACGACTGTAAATCCAAATATGGTGTTTCCCCGCGGCCGCATTGGATCACGACTTATTTCGGCGTTCAA GATGTCAAGTTAATTCTCCGAAGATTTGGGAGCAACATCATTTTCTCTAATGGATTAGCAGATCCTTACAGCGTCGGCGG TGTTTTGGAGAATGTTTCAGGCAGTGTAGTCGCCATCAAGACACTTAATG GTACACATTGTCAAGACCTCAGCTCGAGGAGAAAAGACGATCCTAAATGGCTAGTGAtgcaaagagaaaaagaaataaaaataattgaatcTTGGATCTCAACTTATCAAAAAGATTTAAGAGGTCTCAACATGTCATAA